In Musa acuminata AAA Group cultivar baxijiao chromosome BXJ2-10, Cavendish_Baxijiao_AAA, whole genome shotgun sequence, a genomic segment contains:
- the LOC135624496 gene encoding putative disease resistance RPP13-like protein 1 isoform X1, with translation MLVCTRNHHLGHRVFFPRVPRPFPCSSWRDGNDSGYFRFEIRQRCGSFRGGRDMQSAGREEGDQGAAGDAGDDQMFPPGCREEEPQRGSRHGALGEEAEGSHVRRRRRHRSVRDGRGKALGGSGVGISLRGGQIEAINDRLKRIAEDSSILRNLQPASQQLHPKKPPPARETSPLEVEEDIVGEQIEEAADDLINRMLENTEPKCRVFGIVGMGGIGKTTLASKIYNDGRIKENFPIQKWLYISKDCTEIKLLRELIRCAGDETKAESFEGESRAELELKLASLLTENLFLVLDDVWSPNVWTDFLRKPLSKGKGSRTILVTTRIETVLSGMKASYMHHAEKMDDNSGWMLLGKTVFETGEEDDMRRLEEVGRKIVRKCDGLPLAIKAIAGVLISKDRSTAEWEQVLENDAWSTNRQIDEEVPRALHLSYEDLPSHLKQCFLYCSFFVWEFFHYNDIIRFWVAEGLIVEAGGRLMEDVAEEYYWELVSRNLLQVDPSYINRSMFCIHDHLRALATYLMKEEGFSITVGQRLDIKANMKIRRLLISNMGIKLVLPDHIIEEKCLRTLMIRDSLSSKIIEDNLLKGLSNLRVLDLCDTSVERIPNCIGDLLHLRYLDLDRTKIHEIPESIGCLVNLQTLNISGCKHLYKLPMTITRLYNLRSLRVEDTPLTHVPKGIGKLININNLKGFVIGHDNPTNEVDEAGCGLEELQPLSKLRYLSIYRLERAVTAASALAEKRSLRELILSWMLPEDGEDGDATDRGEDRRATTQRKEEQIQTGAGKICNELSPPSSLRTLFIEKFPGRQFPNWMMSSSLGESLPNLVQLDLLVFPSCAELPPLGMLPLLKYLKIKGAKAVKTIGPEFLGHSFPGTCAFPKLEHLHINDMPNWEEWSLCGVEEGGHRTHLKLFPNLKECFLLDCPKLRALPEGLSHATNLKELHIWRAHNLREVTKLRLSNKLYVIDNKMLNRISDVAMKYLEVEDCPNLEYVDNLDKLQHLVLICPEHMDQLPQWLSRLIDQQRPNSAQWGFRKLEVHCNIVLLRSCLEGNEHWNIIRRIPDVKFQTDSKEYMRYIKDPYMYDTNVPPE, from the exons ATGTTAGTGTGCACGAGGAACCACCACTTGGGGCATCGAGTCTTCTTCCCGAGAGTGCCGAGGCCTTTTCCCTGTTCGTCCTGGAGAGATGGCAATGATTCTGGATACTTTCGTTTCGAGATACGTCAACGATGTGGCAGCTTTCGTGGAGGGAGAGATATGCAAAGTGCTGGGcgtgaagaaggagatcaaggcgctGCAGGAGACGCTGGAGACGATCAGATGTTTCCTCCAGGATGCCGAGAAGAAGAGCCGCAGCGGGGATCCCGTCATGGAGCTCTGGGTGAGGAAGCTGAAGGAAGTCATGTACGACGCCGACGACGTCATCGATCTGTGCGTGATGGAAGGGGGAAAGCCCTTGGAGGTTCGGGCGTCGGCATCAGCCTCAGGGGTG GCCAAATCGAAGCAATCAATGATAGGCTGAAACGAATAGCGGAAGATAGCTCCATCCTTCGAAATCTACAGCCCGCAAGCCAACAACTCCACCCTAAAAAACCACCTCCAGCACGTGAGACTTCTCCCTTGGAAGTTGAGGAGGACATTGTGGGGGAACAAATCGAAGAAGCTGCCGACGATCTAATCAATCGCATGTTGGAGAACACCGAACCAAAGTGTCGTGTTTTTGGGATTGTTGGAATGGGTGGAATCGGGAAAACTactctggcaagtaaaatatataATGATGGAAGGATCAAAGAAAACTTTCCTATCCAAAAGTGGTTGTATATCTCAAAGGATTGTACGGAGATCAAGTTACTCAGAGAGTTAATTCGGTGTGCAGGAGATGAAACCAAAGCAGAATCTTTTGAAGGAGAAAGCAGAGCAGAATTGGAACTCAAACTTGCTTCGCTCCTTACTGAAAATTTATTTCTCGTGTTGGACGACGTGTGGAGTCCAAATGTATGGACTGATTTCCTGAGGAAACCACTAAGTAAAGGAAAAGGTAGCCGCACGATCTTAGTTACCACTCGAATCGAAACAGTGTTAAGTGGTATGAAAGCCAGCTATATGCACCATGCTGAGAAAATGGACGATAACAGCGGGTGGATGTTGCTTGGGAAGACGGTATTCGAAACTGGGGAGGAGGATGACATGCGTCGGTTGGAGGAAGTAGGTAGGAAAATTGTTAGAAAATGTGATGGACTTCCTCTTGCTATCAAAGCTATTGCAGGGGTTCTAATTTCCAAGGACAGAAGCACAGCGGAGTGGGAACAGGTCCTCGAGAATGACGCATGGAGTACGAACCGGCAGATCGACGAAGAAGTTCCAAGAGCTTTGCACTTGAGCTATGAGGATCTACCATCTCATCTGAAACAATGCTTTCTTTATTGCTCTTTCTTCGTGTGGGAGTTTTTTCATTACAATGATATTATTCGGTTTTGGGTAGCAGAAGGCCTTATTGTAGAAGCAGGAGGTAGGCTGATGGAAGATGTAGCCGAGGAGTACTATTGGGAACTAGTTTCGAGGAATCTTCTACAAGTGGATCCATCGTATATAAACAGGAGCATGTTTTGTATCCATGACCATTTACGAGCGCTCGCTACATACTTGATGAAAGAAGAAGGATTTTCGATTACAGTTGGTCAGAGATTAGATATAAAAGCTAACATGAAGATTCGTCGGTTGTTGATATCTAACATGGGAATAAAACTAGTATTGCCGGATCACATCATAGAAGAGAAATGTTTGAGAACTTTAATGATCAGAGACTCCCTCTCATCCAAAATAATTGAGGATAATTTACTTAAAGGGTTATCAAATTTACGGGTATTGGATCTTTGTGACACATCAGTCGAGAGAATTCCAAATTGTATCGGAGATCTATTGCACCTAAGATACTTAGATCTTGATAGAACAAAGATTCATGAGATACCGGAATCAATTGGGTGCCTTGTCAACCTTCAAACTTTGAATATCTCAGGATGTAAGCACTTGTACAAGCTTCCCATGACCATCACGAGGCTATACAATCTAAGGAGTCTCCGTGTTGAAGACACTCCTCTGACTCATGTACCGAAGGGAATCGGGAAATTGATAAATATTAACAACCTCAAAGGATTTGTGATCGGTCATGATAATCCAACGAACGAGGTGGATGAGGCCGGGTGTGGATTAGAGGAGCTACAACCTCTTTCCAAGCTAAGATATCTAAGCATATACAGGCTAGAGAGGGCAGTGACGGCAGCTTCGGCACTAGCGGAGAAACGTTCTCTTAGGGAACTAATTTTAAGTTGGATGCTACCAGAAGATGGGGAAGATGGAGATGCCACTGACAGAGGTGAGGATAGAAGAGCAACAACACAGAGAAAGGAGGAGCAAATCCAGACGGGAGCCGGGAAGATATGTAATGAACTCTCTCCTCCTTCGAGCCTACGAACtcttttcatcgaaaaattcccgGGTCGACAATTCCCAAACTGGATGATGTCGTCCTCCCTGGGCGAATCACTCCCTAACCTGGTCCAATTAGATCTTTTGGTGTTCCCATCATGCGCAGAGCTCCCTCCTCTGGGCATGCTGCCCCTGCTGAAATATCTTAAGATCAAAGGAGCCAAAGCGGTCAAaaccattgggcctgagtttctcGGCCACAGTTTCCCAGGAACTTGTGCATTTCCCAAACTTGAGCATTTGCATATCAACGACATGCCCAACTGGGAAGAATGGTCACTATGCGGGGTGGAGGAAGGTGGTCACAGAACACACCTGAAGCTGTTTCCCAATCTAAAGGAATGCTTTCTCCTGGACTGTCCCAAACTGAGAGCTCTTCCGGAAGGCCTATCCCACGCTACCAACTTGAAGGAATTGCACATTTGGAGAGCTCACAACTTGAGAGAAGTCACAAAGCTCCGCTTGAGTAACAAGCTGTATGTCATAGATAACAAGATGCTGAACAGAATATCCGACGTTGCCATGAAGTATCTGGAGGTGGAGGATTGCCCCAATCTAGAGTACGTGGATAATCTCGACAAGCTGCAGCACCTGGTCCTGATATGTCCGGAACATATGGATCAGCTTCCCCAGTGGTTATCCCGCTTAATTGATCAACAGCGCCCTAATTCTGCACAATGGGGCTTCCGCAAACTTGAAGTGCACTGCAACATAGTGCTGCTAAGGAGCTGTCTCGAGGGAAACGAGCATTGGAACATCATCCGACGGATTCCAGATGTCAAATTTCAAACTGATTCAAAAGAATACATGCGATACATCAAGGATCCATACATGTATGACACAAATGTACCTCCAGAATAA
- the LOC135624499 gene encoding putative disease resistance protein RGA4 → MAMVLDTFVSRYVNDVAAFVEGEICKVLGVKKEIKALQETLETIRCFLQDAEQKSRSGDPVMELWVRKLKEVMYDADDVIDLCVMEGGKPLEVRKSASASGVVSLPFSYVSSCFRCTKYRHEIAGQIEAINDRLKRIAADNSILRNLQPASQKLHPKKPPPPRETSPLEVEEDIVGEQIEEAADDLINRMLENTEQKCRVFGIVGMGGIGKTTLASKIYNDERIKANIPIRKWLYISNDYSEIKLLRELIRCAGDETKAESFEGESRAELEPKLASLLTENLFLVLDDVWSPKVWTDFLRKPLSKGEGSRTILVTTRIKTVLSGVKASYMHHAEKMDDNSGWMLLGKTVFEAGEEDDMRRLEEVGRKIVRKCDGLPLAIKAIAGVLISKDRSTAEWEQVLQNDAWSTNRQIDEEVPRALHLSYEDLPSHLKQCFLYCSFFMWQVFHYNDIIRFWVAEGLIVEAGGRLMEDVAEEYYWELVSRNLVQVVPSSINKSLFCMHDHLRALATYLMKEEGLSITVGQRLDIKANAKIRRLSISNMGIKLILPDHIIEEKCLRTLMVRDSLSTTMIDDKVFEGLPNLRVLDLCNTSIERIPNCIGDLLHLRYLDLDRTKIHEIPESIVRLINLQTLNISGCKHLHRLPMAITRLHNLRSLVIKDTPLTHVSKEIKKLININRLEGFVIGHDNPTNEVDEAGCGLEELQPLSKLRYLSIYRLEKAVTAALALAEKRSLRELILSWMPPEDGKDGDATDSGDDRRATTSRKEEQIQMRAEKICNELSPPSSLRTLFIKQFPGRQFPNWMMSSSLGESLPNLQYLHLTVFPSCTELPPLGMLPLLKSLKIIGAEAVVTIGPEFLGHSFPGTCAFPKLEYLSIKGVPNWEEWSLCGLEEGGHRTHLKLFPNLTKCFLLDCPKLRALPEGLSHATNLKELHIRGARNLREVTKLRLSYKLLVRDNKMLSRISNVAMKYLKVMDCPNLEYVDNLDKLQHLVLICPKHMDQLPRWLSRLIDQQRPNSAQWGFRKLEVYCNIVLLMSCLEGNEHWNIIRRIPDVRIRNYLKEVYMRYIKEPYMYATNVSTE, encoded by the coding sequence ATGGCAATGGTTCTGGATACTTTCGTTTCGAGATACGTCAACGATGTGGCAGCTTTCGTGGAGGGAGAGATATGCAAAGTGCTGGGcgtgaagaaggagatcaaggcgctGCAGGAGACGCTGGAGACGATCAGATGTTTCCTCCAGGATGCCGAGCAGAAGAGCCGCAGCGGGGATCCCGTCATGGAGCTCTGGGTGAGGAAGCTGAAGGAAGTCATGTACGACGCCGACGACGTCATCGATCTGTGCGTGATGGAAGGGGGAAAGCCCTTGGAGGTTCGGAAGTCGGCATCGGCCTCAGGGGTGGTAAGCCTTCCTTTCAGCTACGTCTCTTCCTGCTTTCGGTGTACCAAATACCGCCATGAGATCGCAGGCCAAATCGAAGCAATCAATGATAGGCTGAAACGAATAGCGGCAGATAACTCCATCCTTCGAAATCTACAGCCCGCAAGCCAAAAACTCCACCCTAAAAAACCACCTCCACCACGTGAGACGTCTCCCTTGGAAGTTGAGGAGGACATTGTGGGGGAACAAATCGAAGAAGCTGCCGACGATCTAATCAATCGCATGTTGGAGAACACCGAACAAAAGTGTCGTGTTTTTGGGATTGTTGGAATGGGTGGAATCGGGAAAACTactctggcaagtaaaatatataATGATGAAAGGATCAAAGCAAACATTCCTATCCGAAAGTGGTTGTATATCTCAAATGATTATTCGGAGATCAAGTTACTCAGAGAGTTAATTCGGTGTGCAGGAGATGAAACCAAAGCAGAATCTTTTGAGGGAGAAAGCAGAGCAGAATTGGAACCCAAACTTGCCTCGCTCCTTACTGAAAATTTATTTCTCGTGTTGGACGACGTGTGGAGTCCAAAAGTATGGACTGATTTCCTGAGGAAACCACTAAGTAAAGGAGAAGGTAGCCGCACGATCTTAGTTACCACTCGAATCAAAACAGTGTTAAGTGGTGTGAAAGCCAGCTATATGCACCATGCTGAGAAAATGGATGATAACAGCGGGTGGATGTTGCTTGGGAAGACAGTATTCGAAGCTGGGGAGGAGGATGACATGCGTAGGTTGGAGGAAGTAGGTAGGAAAATTGTTAGAAAATGTGATGGACTTCCTCTTGCTATCAAAGCTATTGCAGGGGTTCTAATTTCCAAGGACAGAAGCACAGCGGAGTGGGAACAAGTCCTCCAGAATGACGCATGGAGTACGAACCGGCAGATCGACGAAGAAGTTCCAAGGGCTTTGCACTTGAGCTATGAGGATCTACCATCTCATCTGAAACAATGCTTTCTTTATTGCTCGTTCTTCATGTGGCAGGTTTTTCATTACAATGATATTATTCGGTTTTGGGTAGCAGAAGGCCTTATTGTCGAAGCAGGAGGTAGGCTGATGGAAGATGTAGCCGAGGAGTACTATTGGGAACTAGTTTCGAGGAACCTTGTACAAGTGGTTCCATCGTCTATAAACAAGAGCTTGTTTTGCATGCATGACCATTTACGAGCGCTTGCTACATACTTGATGAAAGAAGAAGGACTTTCGATTACAGTTGGTCAAAGATTAGATATAAAAGCCAATGCGAAGATTCGTCGATTGTCGATATCTAACATGGGAATAAAACTAATACTGCCGGATCACATCATAGAAGAAAAATGTTTGAGAACTTTAATGGTCAGAGACTCACTCTCAACCACCATGATTGATGATAAAGTATTCGAAGGGTTACCAAATTTACGAGTATTGGATCTTTGTAATACATCAATCGAGAGAATTCCAAATTGTATCGGAGATCTATTGCATCTAAGATACCTAGATCTTGATAGAACAAAGATTCATGAGATACCGGAGTCAATAGTGCGCCTTATAAACCTTCAGACTTTGAATATTTCAGGATGTAAACACTTGCACAGACTTCCCATGGCCATCACGAGACTACACAATCTAAGGAGTCTGGTTATTAAAGATACTCCTCTGACTCATGTATCGAAGGAAAtcaaaaaattgataaatattaacAGACTCGAAGGATTTGTGATCGGTCATGACAATCCGACGAACGAGGTGGACGAGGCCGGGTGTGGATTAGAGGAGCTACAACCTCTTTCCAAGCTAAGATATCTGAGCATATACAGGCTAGAGAAGGCAGTAACGGCGGCTTTGGCACTAGCGGAGAAACGTTCTCTTAGGGAACTAATTTTAAGTTGGATGCCACCAGAAGATGGGAAAGATGGAGATGCCACTGATAGTGGTGACGATAGAAGAGCAACAACATCGAGAAAGGAGGAGCAAATCCAGATGAGAGCCGAGAAGATATGTAATGAACTCTCTCCTCCTTCAAGCCTGCGAACTCTTTTCATCAAACAATTCCCGGGTCGACAATTCCCAAACTGGATGATGTCGTCCTCCCTGGGCGAATCACTCCCTAACCTGCAATACTTGCATCTTACGGTGTTCCCATCATGCACAGAGCTCCCTCCTCTGGGCATGCTGCCCCTGCTGAAATCTCTTAAGATCATAGGAGCCGAAGCGGTCGTgaccattgggcctgagtttctcGGCCACAGTTTCCCAGGAACTTGTGCATTTCCCAAACTAGAGTATTTGTCGATCAAGGGCGTGCCCAACTGGGAAGAATGGTCACTATGCGGGTTGGAGGAAGGTGGTCACAGAACACACCTGAAGCTATTTCCCAATCTAACGAAATGTTTTCTCCTAGACTGTCCCAAACTGAGAGCTCTTCCGGAAGGCCTATCCCACGCTACCAACTTGAAGGAACTGCACATTCGGGGAGCTCGCAACTTGAGAGAAGTCACAAAGCTCCGCTTGAGTTACAAGCTGCTCGTCAGAGACAATAAGATGTTGAGCAGAATATCCAACGTTGCCATGAAGTATCTGAAGGTGATGGATTGCCCCAATCTAGAGTACGTGGATAATCTCGACAAGCTGCAGCACCTGGTCTTGATATGTCCGAAACATATGGATCAGCTTCCCCGGTGGTTATCCCGCTTAATTGATCAACAGCGCCCTAATTCTGCACAATGGGGCTTCCGCAAACTTGAAGTGTACTGCAACATAGTGCTGCTAATGAGCTGTCTCGAGGGCAACGAGCATTGGAACATCATCCGACGGATTCCGGATGTCCGAATTCGGAACTATTTAAAGGAAGTATACATGCGATACATTAAGGAACCATACATGTATGCCACAAATGTATCTACAGAATAA
- the LOC135624496 gene encoding putative disease resistance RPP13-like protein 1 isoform X2, translated as MAMILDTFVSRYVNDVAAFVEGEICKVLGVKKEIKALQETLETIRCFLQDAEKKSRSGDPVMELWVRKLKEVMYDADDVIDLCVMEGGKPLEVRASASASGVVSLPFSFVSSCFRCTKYRHKIAGQIEAINDRLKRIAEDSSILRNLQPASQQLHPKKPPPARETSPLEVEEDIVGEQIEEAADDLINRMLENTEPKCRVFGIVGMGGIGKTTLASKIYNDGRIKENFPIQKWLYISKDCTEIKLLRELIRCAGDETKAESFEGESRAELELKLASLLTENLFLVLDDVWSPNVWTDFLRKPLSKGKGSRTILVTTRIETVLSGMKASYMHHAEKMDDNSGWMLLGKTVFETGEEDDMRRLEEVGRKIVRKCDGLPLAIKAIAGVLISKDRSTAEWEQVLENDAWSTNRQIDEEVPRALHLSYEDLPSHLKQCFLYCSFFVWEFFHYNDIIRFWVAEGLIVEAGGRLMEDVAEEYYWELVSRNLLQVDPSYINRSMFCIHDHLRALATYLMKEEGFSITVGQRLDIKANMKIRRLLISNMGIKLVLPDHIIEEKCLRTLMIRDSLSSKIIEDNLLKGLSNLRVLDLCDTSVERIPNCIGDLLHLRYLDLDRTKIHEIPESIGCLVNLQTLNISGCKHLYKLPMTITRLYNLRSLRVEDTPLTHVPKGIGKLININNLKGFVIGHDNPTNEVDEAGCGLEELQPLSKLRYLSIYRLERAVTAASALAEKRSLRELILSWMLPEDGEDGDATDRGEDRRATTQRKEEQIQTGAGKICNELSPPSSLRTLFIEKFPGRQFPNWMMSSSLGESLPNLVQLDLLVFPSCAELPPLGMLPLLKYLKIKGAKAVKTIGPEFLGHSFPGTCAFPKLEHLHINDMPNWEEWSLCGVEEGGHRTHLKLFPNLKECFLLDCPKLRALPEGLSHATNLKELHIWRAHNLREVTKLRLSNKLYVIDNKMLNRISDVAMKYLEVEDCPNLEYVDNLDKLQHLVLICPEHMDQLPQWLSRLIDQQRPNSAQWGFRKLEVHCNIVLLRSCLEGNEHWNIIRRIPDVKFQTDSKEYMRYIKDPYMYDTNVPPE; from the coding sequence ATGGCAATGATTCTGGATACTTTCGTTTCGAGATACGTCAACGATGTGGCAGCTTTCGTGGAGGGAGAGATATGCAAAGTGCTGGGcgtgaagaaggagatcaaggcgctGCAGGAGACGCTGGAGACGATCAGATGTTTCCTCCAGGATGCCGAGAAGAAGAGCCGCAGCGGGGATCCCGTCATGGAGCTCTGGGTGAGGAAGCTGAAGGAAGTCATGTACGACGCCGACGACGTCATCGATCTGTGCGTGATGGAAGGGGGAAAGCCCTTGGAGGTTCGGGCGTCGGCATCAGCCTCAGGGGTGGTAAGCCTTCCTTTCAGCTTCGTCTCTTCCTGCTTTCGGTGTACCAAATACCGCCATAAGATCGCAGGCCAAATCGAAGCAATCAATGATAGGCTGAAACGAATAGCGGAAGATAGCTCCATCCTTCGAAATCTACAGCCCGCAAGCCAACAACTCCACCCTAAAAAACCACCTCCAGCACGTGAGACTTCTCCCTTGGAAGTTGAGGAGGACATTGTGGGGGAACAAATCGAAGAAGCTGCCGACGATCTAATCAATCGCATGTTGGAGAACACCGAACCAAAGTGTCGTGTTTTTGGGATTGTTGGAATGGGTGGAATCGGGAAAACTactctggcaagtaaaatatataATGATGGAAGGATCAAAGAAAACTTTCCTATCCAAAAGTGGTTGTATATCTCAAAGGATTGTACGGAGATCAAGTTACTCAGAGAGTTAATTCGGTGTGCAGGAGATGAAACCAAAGCAGAATCTTTTGAAGGAGAAAGCAGAGCAGAATTGGAACTCAAACTTGCTTCGCTCCTTACTGAAAATTTATTTCTCGTGTTGGACGACGTGTGGAGTCCAAATGTATGGACTGATTTCCTGAGGAAACCACTAAGTAAAGGAAAAGGTAGCCGCACGATCTTAGTTACCACTCGAATCGAAACAGTGTTAAGTGGTATGAAAGCCAGCTATATGCACCATGCTGAGAAAATGGACGATAACAGCGGGTGGATGTTGCTTGGGAAGACGGTATTCGAAACTGGGGAGGAGGATGACATGCGTCGGTTGGAGGAAGTAGGTAGGAAAATTGTTAGAAAATGTGATGGACTTCCTCTTGCTATCAAAGCTATTGCAGGGGTTCTAATTTCCAAGGACAGAAGCACAGCGGAGTGGGAACAGGTCCTCGAGAATGACGCATGGAGTACGAACCGGCAGATCGACGAAGAAGTTCCAAGAGCTTTGCACTTGAGCTATGAGGATCTACCATCTCATCTGAAACAATGCTTTCTTTATTGCTCTTTCTTCGTGTGGGAGTTTTTTCATTACAATGATATTATTCGGTTTTGGGTAGCAGAAGGCCTTATTGTAGAAGCAGGAGGTAGGCTGATGGAAGATGTAGCCGAGGAGTACTATTGGGAACTAGTTTCGAGGAATCTTCTACAAGTGGATCCATCGTATATAAACAGGAGCATGTTTTGTATCCATGACCATTTACGAGCGCTCGCTACATACTTGATGAAAGAAGAAGGATTTTCGATTACAGTTGGTCAGAGATTAGATATAAAAGCTAACATGAAGATTCGTCGGTTGTTGATATCTAACATGGGAATAAAACTAGTATTGCCGGATCACATCATAGAAGAGAAATGTTTGAGAACTTTAATGATCAGAGACTCCCTCTCATCCAAAATAATTGAGGATAATTTACTTAAAGGGTTATCAAATTTACGGGTATTGGATCTTTGTGACACATCAGTCGAGAGAATTCCAAATTGTATCGGAGATCTATTGCACCTAAGATACTTAGATCTTGATAGAACAAAGATTCATGAGATACCGGAATCAATTGGGTGCCTTGTCAACCTTCAAACTTTGAATATCTCAGGATGTAAGCACTTGTACAAGCTTCCCATGACCATCACGAGGCTATACAATCTAAGGAGTCTCCGTGTTGAAGACACTCCTCTGACTCATGTACCGAAGGGAATCGGGAAATTGATAAATATTAACAACCTCAAAGGATTTGTGATCGGTCATGATAATCCAACGAACGAGGTGGATGAGGCCGGGTGTGGATTAGAGGAGCTACAACCTCTTTCCAAGCTAAGATATCTAAGCATATACAGGCTAGAGAGGGCAGTGACGGCAGCTTCGGCACTAGCGGAGAAACGTTCTCTTAGGGAACTAATTTTAAGTTGGATGCTACCAGAAGATGGGGAAGATGGAGATGCCACTGACAGAGGTGAGGATAGAAGAGCAACAACACAGAGAAAGGAGGAGCAAATCCAGACGGGAGCCGGGAAGATATGTAATGAACTCTCTCCTCCTTCGAGCCTACGAACtcttttcatcgaaaaattcccgGGTCGACAATTCCCAAACTGGATGATGTCGTCCTCCCTGGGCGAATCACTCCCTAACCTGGTCCAATTAGATCTTTTGGTGTTCCCATCATGCGCAGAGCTCCCTCCTCTGGGCATGCTGCCCCTGCTGAAATATCTTAAGATCAAAGGAGCCAAAGCGGTCAAaaccattgggcctgagtttctcGGCCACAGTTTCCCAGGAACTTGTGCATTTCCCAAACTTGAGCATTTGCATATCAACGACATGCCCAACTGGGAAGAATGGTCACTATGCGGGGTGGAGGAAGGTGGTCACAGAACACACCTGAAGCTGTTTCCCAATCTAAAGGAATGCTTTCTCCTGGACTGTCCCAAACTGAGAGCTCTTCCGGAAGGCCTATCCCACGCTACCAACTTGAAGGAATTGCACATTTGGAGAGCTCACAACTTGAGAGAAGTCACAAAGCTCCGCTTGAGTAACAAGCTGTATGTCATAGATAACAAGATGCTGAACAGAATATCCGACGTTGCCATGAAGTATCTGGAGGTGGAGGATTGCCCCAATCTAGAGTACGTGGATAATCTCGACAAGCTGCAGCACCTGGTCCTGATATGTCCGGAACATATGGATCAGCTTCCCCAGTGGTTATCCCGCTTAATTGATCAACAGCGCCCTAATTCTGCACAATGGGGCTTCCGCAAACTTGAAGTGCACTGCAACATAGTGCTGCTAAGGAGCTGTCTCGAGGGAAACGAGCATTGGAACATCATCCGACGGATTCCAGATGTCAAATTTCAAACTGATTCAAAAGAATACATGCGATACATCAAGGATCCATACATGTATGACACAAATGTACCTCCAGAATAA